A portion of the Parasteatoda tepidariorum isolate YZ-2023 chromosome 5, CAS_Ptep_4.0, whole genome shotgun sequence genome contains these proteins:
- the LOC122273640 gene encoding ATP-dependent DNA helicase PIF1-like, producing MAHKHSLEALNRTLKDIRNNDKLFGGTLLLLSGDFRQTLPAIPRSAYSDEVNACLKSSPMWSNVEEVQLKVNMRVQTLRDPSAETFSKQLLDIGDGKVTKDETGCIKLPDDFFTIIDSQNVLINIIFPEVHAQYIHHEWLAERVILAAKIVDVNKLNLKIQQLLPGNLGTYKSVDAVCDPIEAANFPTEFLNTLDLPGIPPHNLVLKVGSPVILLRNLNPPRLYNGTRLVVKKLMSNGIEVIILNDKFRGESILLPRIPIIPSDVPIQFKRIQFPIRLAFAMTRPNNICLCLRFEHAMFFTRTIIRCMLSSGQTIQFNCVS from the coding sequence ATGGCACACAAACATTCACTTGAGGCGTTGAACAGGACATTGAAAGATATAAGAAACAATGACAAATTATTTGGCGGCACTCTGTTACTCCTTTCAGGTGATTTCAGACAAACACTTCCCGCCATTCCGCGTTCAGCGTACTCTGATGAGGTCAATGCTTGCTTGAAATCATCTCCAATGTGGAGCAATGTTGAAGAAGTTcaactaaaagtaaatatgcGCGTCCAAACGCTTCGAGATCCATCTGCTGAAACATTCTCAAAACAATTGTTAGATATCGGTGATGGAAAAGTCACTAAGGATGAGACTGGATGCATAAAATTACCGGACGATTTCTTCACAATCATTGATTCACAAAATGTTCTCATTAACATAATATTTCCTGAGGTACACGCACAGTACATTCATCATGAGTGGCTGGCAGAAAGGGTGATTTTAGCAGCAAAAATTGTTGACGTCAACAAATTAAATCTGAAGATACAACAGTTATTGCCAGGTAACTTGGGGACATACAAATCAGTTGATGCAGTTTGCGATCCCATTGAAGCTGCAAATTTTCCAACAGAGTTTTTAAACACATTGGATTTACCAGGCATACCACCGCATAATTTAGTTCTCAAAGTTGGATCTCCGGTTATTTTGCTTCGTAATTTGAACCCCCCGCGGCTGTACAACGGCACGCGATTagtcgttaaaaaattaatgagcaaCGGTAtcgaagtcattattttaaatgacaaattccGGGGTGAAAGTATATTACTTCCACGAATCCCTATTATACCCTCAGATGTGCCAATTCAATTTAAACGCATTCAGTTCCCCATTAGATTGGCATTTGCAATGACAAGGCCAAACAATATCTGTTTGTGTCTTAGATTTGAGCACGCCATGTTTTTCACACGGACAATTATACGTTGCATGCTCTCGAGCGGGCAAACCATCCAGTTTAATTGTGTTAGCTAA